CCAGTAGTTAGAAAATCCGAGATTACTAAATCTAAAAAGCTTCTGAAGAAAGCTAATATCTCTGTACAAAATCCTTCCCTGGCTAATACAGCACAAAAAAAGTCACTATCAAACAATTTATTCATCAAGAAAGAGCATATAGAAGACTCCAAAAGTTGCGAGCCGAAACAACTTCCATTGAAAGCTCTAAAAATAGAAGTACAGGCTCAACTACTTACTCTTTCCCGATTAGGctataattttgaagatataCCAACTCATTCTGGCTGTAACCCATTATTTTTGCAAAATTGTTTGTCagaatttcatttaaaaagacaaaataTGTTTCGTGGGCTAGTTATACCTCGTGGACTTCAGGATTCCCCAGAGAATCTCTCAAATACACTCACTGCTCCTAGTTTATTGGGCACTGATGCCgatattgataatgatgacaGCTCAGAGCAAACCATCGAGCATTCACAGCCAGATTCTACTACGCCAACACCAATACCGACTAAACCAAATGGTTATGAAGATAGTATTACAACAATTGAGACTGAAGAAAGACCACCCAAAAGGATAAAAATCATACAGAAGTCCGAAGAGTCAATTCCACCTTTAAAAGAGCCTAAACCTAATTCTATTGTTGCACAAGATAAACCAATCAAACCAAATGCTAATCTGGTTCAAAacttgaaaatattaactcTTCGGTTTAAATTGGACGTTAATAAATTACTTCAACCCTTGAAAAATGATACCATTAAAACATTTAGGAAAGAAGATTTCGAAtctattcaaaaaatcaataGAGATATGCAAAATCAATTTTCATCATGGATTAATACTGTTAATGATATATCTGATAGATATTCAACCCCTTTGCAAGTGTTTACAGGTGGGGAGATGGTCTCACAAAATGTCGATGTTTCCAAAGATTCACcacaaataatgaataatatgAGCCAAGAGCAAGTATCCAAAACTGCGTCTACGGTAATAGGCCATGAAGACAAACAGAAACTAACAAATAGCCGTTCTAATGTATCAACTTATATTCAACCACAAGGGGATAAACATAGTCATTCTTTTGCGAGAAATCCCAATGCTGGAAATCGGCAAATTGGTAGGGTAAGGTATCGGTCAAAAGACTAATCctgtattttattttaaagaaattcaGCAATTAACTTCATTTGAAATTCATAGTCAGGTTTTCTTAATATGAAGATACCTTGACAAAGGAAACAGAACAGCTTCGCTCGGTACTAATTTATAGGTAtgcttttgaaatttgtgTCAAGAACATTGACCTAGTTACATagtttaattatattttgaaataatgcCTCATTGATACTCCCAGATATATTCCAACTTTGCTATATATCTTGGtgttttttccttttttccttttttttttttttttttctttttccaaTATTTAGCTAGTTTGATAAGTACTGTAATGCTAGCTTTGTTATTGTACAACTATTTTACTTCGTCATATT
The window above is part of the Henningerozyma blattae CBS 6284 chromosome 2, complete genome genome. Proteins encoded here:
- the TBLA0B07990 gene encoding uncharacterized protein, which gives rise to MAPLTEDLQRKREAILRSMLAKKSPQPELGQITPAAAPLTRKIQTHNIKDQIQHQSGSNTQMLLRQTTSVIPQKETKYSNSKIPWHIHSTQHTDKIIEHPVVRKSEITKSKKLLKKANISVQNPSLANTAQKKSLSNNLFIKKEHIEDSKSCEPKQLPLKALKIEVQAQLLTLSRLGYNFEDIPTHSGCNPLFLQNCLSEFHLKRQNMFRGLVIPRGLQDSPENLSNTLTAPSLLGTDADIDNDDSSEQTIEHSQPDSTTPTPIPTKPNGYEDSITTIETEERPPKRIKIIQKSEESIPPLKEPKPNSIVAQDKPIKPNANLVQNLKILTLRFKLDVNKLLQPLKNDTIKTFRKEDFESIQKINRDMQNQFSSWINTVNDISDRYSTPLQVFTGGEMVSQNVDVSKDSPQIMNNMSQEQVSKTASTVIGHEDKQKLTNSRSNVSTYIQPQGDKHSHSFARNPNAGNRQIGRVRYRSKD